The nucleotide window CCCTTTATAAAGACTACTACTTGCGCCACAGAATACTTTAGGGGAATCGAAATAAGCATATGAACATGATCTGACATCAAGTGGCCTTCCAATATTGCACATTCTTTTTGCCTGGCCAAATATCGCCTCAATTCTGCATAAATAGTCTTTTTTCTATACTTTGTAATCCATACTATATGATACTTGCATTCCCAGGCACTATGGCTTAGGCTTTGTGTCTCGGTCATTGAAGTCTCCTTTAACTTTAGGCGGTTCAGTTATTGGAGACTTCTTCTTATTCCTGGATATGTCAAACTCTTTGAGTCCACCGGCAGAGCCGGGGGTTTACTTAGGATTAATTAGATTGGA belongs to Desulforegula conservatrix Mb1Pa and includes:
- the tnpA gene encoding IS200/IS605 family transposase; this translates as MTETQSLSHSAWECKYHIVWITKYRKKTIYAELRRYLARQKECAILEGHLMSDHVHMLISIPLKYSVAQVVVFIKG